One stretch of Heliangelus exortis chromosome 24, bHelExo1.hap1, whole genome shotgun sequence DNA includes these proteins:
- the CLSPN gene encoding claspin isoform X2 — MAAAAASGPAELPLEDLSSGLQETPDTDSDSGQGSCETASPGPCSTGRASLQDGDSEEEIFVRKKAKSKKVLQDSENEDGEDDGSFVQNDALGGDRENGEEKENITALRTKKSHRIHQGLMDSDDSDTGDQLQIENLETSRKSGFSENELEEERPLKSGKKYRKPKQHEHDFEEERAEKAVGKSKRRKEKEKRVECIKQLKKERNPRAEVDGGEKYPLNDSGCLLDDKELFDNGLEEENDSPPEDEESLESIRAAVKNKIKKYKNKEQFSEGEGYKHIFEDENKEPVLKEPKRKERKAARLSKEAIKQLHSETQRLIRESSVSLPYHLPEAKSIHEFFKCRPRPACQGNAMALLKSNKYQPSLTEEPANTKNLSTGCQAGQTESDQPATNEPETSLGRDVDAAVSKPLADVGNNLREDSAEKPKQGSDDSCVVGMAPADTEQQHRSSLSTDCSEQKENEIPLAAGEDAPEQRDKTAPDSECEKSTQQVGPGLVAQAEKVRKSKLEKLRELGIDLSIKPRICSDNESFINLDESDSNKELEALKARFLKHTLRASKPKAERAINMTIIRKETTSEGKEELKADVVPAVLAAESLDERVHTKPGEKLQVLKAKLQEAMKLRRTEERQKRQALHKLDNEEMLEEEEEEEEEEEEMTDESEEEEEEEGNENMEFVLDEAEEDNEDREEKHIEDGDKETDKESVDGEKLEKSVHCDSVPKPPSTESTLMLFKDSSSKMGYCLHDEKPEMEEAADKGSTKLEDDDSFSLPTLAKENSHNSSFELIGSMIPSYQPCNKQMSRGGNFLSAAGGFRSPSPGFFKTSFISSASKSSGKMSEPSLPIEDSQDLYNASPEPKSLFPGAGESQLQFSLEDDTQSQLLDADGFLNVGQHRNKYQSSKHPLTLASMDENAMDANMDELLDLCSGQFSTQAEHVPSTSSNKKQNMEELLNLCSGKFVSQTGSPTWASSVSSKAEKDSDIEDPMAEALALCSGSFPTDREEEDEEEQEEFGDFRLVTDDNAFDSEEDKKSGDSDAEEAEMSDEEEELLRHRQGLKKKLKLQDFMEDEAELSGSDVGSEDEYDGEDLNEYEEDIIDEELPNEEELENQIQKFHMKAMLDDDKRQLRLCQERYLLDGDLHSDGPGRMRRFRWKNIDYASQVDLFQRDSDNDDESEQFDETEVKWRKERFEREQWLREQKEKNKDQEEEEEEEIGEDSQFMKLAKKVTAKSLQKKASPAVVVQDIALLPRNPFETFRPASDLQIKNGSLLNRPKAVLQKLAAMSDLNPNAPRNSRNFVFHTLSPEKSEEAKEKAKLQVKKRGPTAAVMSLAKRPRGDSPEETSQSRSIFQYLES; from the exons ATTCAGAGGAAGAGATTTTTGTAcgtaaaaaagcaaaaagcaagaaGGTACTTCAGGACAGTGAGAATGAAGATGGAGAGGATGATGGCTCCTTTGTGCAGAACGATGCTCTGGGTGGAGACAgggaaaatggagaggaaaaagagaatattACTGCCCTGAGGACCAAGAAATCTCATCGAATTCACCAAGGTCTGATGGATAGTGATGACAGTGACACTGGTGACCAATTGCAGATTGAAAACCTTGAAACAAGCAGAAAGTCTGGCTTCTCTGAGAATGAGTTGGAAGAGGAGAGACCCCTAAAATCAGGGAAAAAGTACAGAAAACCTAAACAGCATGAGCATGATTTTGAAGAAGAGAGGGCAGAAAAAGCTGTTGGAAAatcaaaaagaaggaaggagaaggagaaaagagtaGAGTGCAttaagcagctgaaaaaagaaaggaatccTAGAGCAGAG GTAGATGGTGGTGAGAAGTATCCTTTAAATGACAGCGGGTGTCTTCTTGATGATAAAGAACTTTTTGATAATGGCTTGGAAGAGGAAAACGATTCCCCCCCAGAAGATGAAGAGTCTCTGGAATCAATACGAGCagcagtaaaaaacaaaataaaaaaatacaag AACAAAGAACAGTTTTCTGAGGGTGAAGGCTACAAACATATATTTGAGGATGAGAACAAGGAACCTGTATTAAAAGAACCAAAAAGGAAG GAACGGAAAGCAGCAAGGTTAAGTAAAGAAGCAATTAAGCAGCTGCATAGTGAGACCCAACGACTTATTAGAG aaTCATCTGTGTCTCTCCCATATCACCTGCCTGAAGCCAAAAGCATTCATGAGTTCTTCAAGTGCAGACCTCGACCAGCATGCCAAGGAAATGCCATGGCATTGCTGAA GTCCAATAAATACCAACCATCCCTAACTGAAGAACCTGCAAACACAAAGAACTTGAGCACGGGTTGCCAAGCTGGGCAAACAGAAAGTGATCAACCAGCAACTAATGAACCAGAAACCAGCCTTGGCAGAGATGTTGATGCTGCTGTGAGCAAACCTCTTGCTGATGTAGGGAACAACTTGAGAGAAGACTCTGCTGAAAAGCCCAAGCAGGGCAGTGATGATTCCTGTGTGGTTGGGATGGCACCAGCAGacacagaacagcagcacaggagctcCCTGAGCACTGATTGTAGTGAACAGAAAGAGAATGAAATTCCACTGGCAGCTGGAGAAGATGCCCCTGAGCAAAGAGACAAAACAGCACCAGACTCAGAATGTGAGAAAAGCACCCAGCAAGTGGGGCCTGGGTTGGTGGCACAGGCTGAAAAAGTGAGGAAGTCCAAGCTGGAAAAACTTCGTGAGCTGGGTATAGACCTGTCCATCAAGCCAAGAATCTGCTCTGACAATGAATCCTTTATAAACCTTGATGAGTCTGATTCAAATAAAG AATTGGAAGCCCTGAAAGCACGTTTCCTGAAGCATACTCTGCGAGCCTCAAAACCCAAAGCTGAGCGGGCCATAAACATGACAATTATTAGGAAGGAGACCACAtctgaaggaaaggaggagcTGAAAGCAGACGTGGTACCAGCAGTGCTAGCTGCAGAGAGCCTGGATGAAAGAGTCCACACAAAGCCAG GTGAAAAGCTGCAGGTGCTGAAGGCCAAACTGCAGGAGGCCATGAAGCTCCGCAGGACCGAGGAGCGTCAGAAGAGACAAGCACTCCACAAACTGGATaatgaggagatgctggaagaggaggaggaggaggaggaggaggaagaagagatgaCAGATGAatctgaggaagaggaagaggaagaaggcaATGAG AACATGGAATTTGTGCTTGATGAAGCAGAGGAAGATAATGaagacagagaagagaaacacaTTGAAGATGGAGATAAAGAAACTGACAAAGAATCAGTTGATggagaaaagctggagaaatcTGTGCACTGTGATTCTGTTCCCAAACCACCTTCAACAGAGTCTACATTGATGCTTTTTAAGGACAGCTCCTCAAAAATGGG ATATTGTCTTCATGATGAGAAACCTGAAATGGAAGAAGCTGCAGACAAAGGATCTACCAAGTTAG aggatgATGATTCCTTTTCTCTACCAACACTAGCAAAAGAGAACAGCCATAACAGCAGCTTTGAGTTGATTGGCTCCATGATCCCCTCTTACCAGCCCTGCAACAAACAGATGTCACGGGGAGGGAactttctctctgcagcaggaggttTCAGGTCTCCTTCCCCAGGTTTTTTCAAAACAAGCTTTATCAGCTCTGCTTCCAAG AGCTCAGGAAAGATGTCTGAGCCCTCCCTTCCCATAGAAGATTCCCAGGATCTGTATAATGCCTCTCCTGAGCCCAAGAGTTTATTTCCAGGGGCTGGTGAGTCACAGTTGCAATTTTCTCTGGAAGATGACACCCAGAGCCAGCTGCTTGATGCAGATGG GTTCTTGAATGTTGGACAACACAGGAATAAGTACCAGTCCTCAAAGCACCCTCTGACTCTGGCAAGCATGGATGAGAACGCAATGGATGCCAACATGGATGAGTTACTGGACCTGTGCTCTGGACAGTTCAGCACTCAAGCTGAGCATGTGCCAAGTAccagcagcaacaaaaagcagaacatgGAAGAACTGCTCAACCTTTGTTCTGGAAAATTTGTCTCTCAGA CAGGTTCTCCCACCTGGGCATCTTCTGTATCTTCCAAGGCAGAAAAGGACAGTGACATTGAAGATCCAATGGCAGAAGCTCTAGCTCTTTGTTCAGGCTCCTTTCCCACAGACAG ggaagaggaagatgaggaggagcAAGAAGAATTTGGTGACTTTCGGCTTGTCACGGATGACAACGCCTTTGATAGTGAAGAG GACAAAAAAAGTGGGGATAGTGATGCTGAAGAGGCAGAAATGAGTGATGAGGAAGAAGAACTGCTGAGGCATAGACAGGGCTTGAAGAAGAAACT AAAGCTGCAGGATTTCATGGAAGATGAGGCAGAGCTGTCAGGGAGTGATGTGGGCAGCGAGGATGAGTATGATGGTGAAGACCTGAACGAGTATGAAGAAGATATTATTGATGAGGAGCTGCCTAATGAAGAGGAATTAGAAAACCAGATACAGAAGTTCCACAT GAAGGCCATGCTTGATGATGACAAACGCCAGCTGCGCCTCTGCCAGGAGCGGTACCTCCTGGATGGGGACCTGCACAGTGATGGCCCTGGCAGGATGAGGAGATTCCGATGGAAAAACATAG ATTATGCTTCACAGGTGGACTTGTTCCAGAGAGATTCAGATAATGATGATGAAAGTGAGCAGTTTGATGAGACAGAGGTGAAATGGAGGAAAGAGCGATTTGAACGGGAGCAGTGGCTTCGTGAGCAG aaggaaaaaaataaagaccaggaggaggaggaagaggaagaaattggTGAAGACAGCCAATTCATGAAACTTGCAAAAAAAGTAACTGCCAAGTCTCTTCAGAAGAAAG CAAGCCCAGCAGTGGTGGTACAAGACATAGCACTGTTGCCCAGGAACCCCTTTGAAACCTTCAGACCTGCCAGTGACCTCCAG attaaaaatggGTCTCTCCTGAACAGACCTAAAGCTGTCCTACAGAAACTGGCAGCAATGTCAGATCTTAACCCCAATGCCCCACGGAATTCAAGGAACTTTGTCTTTCACACACTTTCTCCAGAGAAGAGTGAAGaggcaaaggaaaaagcaaagcttcAG gtgAAGAAGAGAGGTCCCACTGCAGCAGTGATGTCTCTGGCCAAGAGGCCCAGGGGAGACAGCCCAGAGGAAACGAGTCAAAGCCGAAGCATTTTCCAGTACTTGGAGAGCTGA
- the CLSPN gene encoding claspin isoform X4, giving the protein MAAAAASGPAELPLEDLSSGLQETPDTDSDSGQGSCETASPGPCSTGRASLQDGDSEEEIFVRKKAKSKKVLQDSENEDGEDDGSFVQNDALGGDRENGEEKENITALRTKKSHRIHQGLMDSDDSDTGDQLQIENLETSRKSGFSENELEEERPLKSGKKYRKPKQHEHDFEEERAEKAVGKSKRRKEKEKRVECIKQLKKERNPRAEVDGGEKYPLNDSGCLLDDKELFDNGLEEENDSPPEDEESLESIRAAVKNKIKKYKNKEQFSEGEGYKHIFEDENKEPVLKEPKRKERKAARLSKEAIKQLHSETQRLIRESSVSLPYHLPEAKSIHEFFKCRPRPACQGNAMALLKSNKYQPSLTEEPANTKNLSTGCQAGQTESDQPATNEPETSLGRDVDAAVSKPLADVGNNLREDSAEKPKQGSDDSCVVGMAPADTEQQHRSSLSTDCSEQKENEIPLAAGEDAPEQRDKTAPDSECEKSTQQVGPGLVAQAEKVRKSKLEKLRELGIDLSIKPRICSDNESFINLDESDSNKELEALKARFLKHTLRASKPKAERAINMTIIRKETTSEGKEELKADVVPAVLAAESLDERVHTKPGEKLQVLKAKLQEAMKLRRTEERQKRQALHKLDNEEMLEEEEEEEEEEEEMTDESEEEEEEEGNENMEFVLDEAEEDNEDREEKHIEDGDKETDKESVDGEKLEKSVHCDSVPKPPSTESTLMLFKDSSSKMGYCLHDEKPEMEEAADKGSTKLEDDDSFSLPTLAKENSHNSSFELIGSMIPSYQPCNKQMSRGGNFLSAAGGFRSPSPGFFKTSFISSASKSSGKMSEPSLPIEDSQDLYNASPEPKSLFPGAGESQLQFSLEDDTQSQLLDADGFLNVGQHRNKYQSSKHPLTLASMDENAMDANMDELLDLCSGQFSTQAEHVPSTSSNKKQNMEELLNLCSGKFVSQSSPTWASSVSSKAEKDSDIEDPMAEALALCSGSFPTDREEEDEEEQEEFGDFRLVTDDNAFDSEEDKKSGDSDAEEAEMSDEEEELLRHRQGLKKKLKLQDFMEDEAELSGSDVGSEDEYDGEDLNEYEEDIIDEELPNEEELENQIQKFHMKAMLDDDKRQLRLCQERYLLDGDLHSDGPGRMRRFRWKNIDYASQVDLFQRDSDNDDESEQFDETEVKWRKERFEREQWLREQKEKNKDQEEEEEEEIGEDSQFMKLAKKVTAKSLQKKASPAVVVQDIALLPRNPFETFRPASDLQIKNGSLLNRPKAVLQKLAAMSDLNPNAPRNSRNFVFHTLSPEKSEEAKEKAKLQVKKRGPTAAVMSLAKRPRGDSPEETSQSRSIFQYLES; this is encoded by the exons ATTCAGAGGAAGAGATTTTTGTAcgtaaaaaagcaaaaagcaagaaGGTACTTCAGGACAGTGAGAATGAAGATGGAGAGGATGATGGCTCCTTTGTGCAGAACGATGCTCTGGGTGGAGACAgggaaaatggagaggaaaaagagaatattACTGCCCTGAGGACCAAGAAATCTCATCGAATTCACCAAGGTCTGATGGATAGTGATGACAGTGACACTGGTGACCAATTGCAGATTGAAAACCTTGAAACAAGCAGAAAGTCTGGCTTCTCTGAGAATGAGTTGGAAGAGGAGAGACCCCTAAAATCAGGGAAAAAGTACAGAAAACCTAAACAGCATGAGCATGATTTTGAAGAAGAGAGGGCAGAAAAAGCTGTTGGAAAatcaaaaagaaggaaggagaaggagaaaagagtaGAGTGCAttaagcagctgaaaaaagaaaggaatccTAGAGCAGAG GTAGATGGTGGTGAGAAGTATCCTTTAAATGACAGCGGGTGTCTTCTTGATGATAAAGAACTTTTTGATAATGGCTTGGAAGAGGAAAACGATTCCCCCCCAGAAGATGAAGAGTCTCTGGAATCAATACGAGCagcagtaaaaaacaaaataaaaaaatacaag AACAAAGAACAGTTTTCTGAGGGTGAAGGCTACAAACATATATTTGAGGATGAGAACAAGGAACCTGTATTAAAAGAACCAAAAAGGAAG GAACGGAAAGCAGCAAGGTTAAGTAAAGAAGCAATTAAGCAGCTGCATAGTGAGACCCAACGACTTATTAGAG aaTCATCTGTGTCTCTCCCATATCACCTGCCTGAAGCCAAAAGCATTCATGAGTTCTTCAAGTGCAGACCTCGACCAGCATGCCAAGGAAATGCCATGGCATTGCTGAA GTCCAATAAATACCAACCATCCCTAACTGAAGAACCTGCAAACACAAAGAACTTGAGCACGGGTTGCCAAGCTGGGCAAACAGAAAGTGATCAACCAGCAACTAATGAACCAGAAACCAGCCTTGGCAGAGATGTTGATGCTGCTGTGAGCAAACCTCTTGCTGATGTAGGGAACAACTTGAGAGAAGACTCTGCTGAAAAGCCCAAGCAGGGCAGTGATGATTCCTGTGTGGTTGGGATGGCACCAGCAGacacagaacagcagcacaggagctcCCTGAGCACTGATTGTAGTGAACAGAAAGAGAATGAAATTCCACTGGCAGCTGGAGAAGATGCCCCTGAGCAAAGAGACAAAACAGCACCAGACTCAGAATGTGAGAAAAGCACCCAGCAAGTGGGGCCTGGGTTGGTGGCACAGGCTGAAAAAGTGAGGAAGTCCAAGCTGGAAAAACTTCGTGAGCTGGGTATAGACCTGTCCATCAAGCCAAGAATCTGCTCTGACAATGAATCCTTTATAAACCTTGATGAGTCTGATTCAAATAAAG AATTGGAAGCCCTGAAAGCACGTTTCCTGAAGCATACTCTGCGAGCCTCAAAACCCAAAGCTGAGCGGGCCATAAACATGACAATTATTAGGAAGGAGACCACAtctgaaggaaaggaggagcTGAAAGCAGACGTGGTACCAGCAGTGCTAGCTGCAGAGAGCCTGGATGAAAGAGTCCACACAAAGCCAG GTGAAAAGCTGCAGGTGCTGAAGGCCAAACTGCAGGAGGCCATGAAGCTCCGCAGGACCGAGGAGCGTCAGAAGAGACAAGCACTCCACAAACTGGATaatgaggagatgctggaagaggaggaggaggaggaggaggaggaagaagagatgaCAGATGAatctgaggaagaggaagaggaagaaggcaATGAG AACATGGAATTTGTGCTTGATGAAGCAGAGGAAGATAATGaagacagagaagagaaacacaTTGAAGATGGAGATAAAGAAACTGACAAAGAATCAGTTGATggagaaaagctggagaaatcTGTGCACTGTGATTCTGTTCCCAAACCACCTTCAACAGAGTCTACATTGATGCTTTTTAAGGACAGCTCCTCAAAAATGGG ATATTGTCTTCATGATGAGAAACCTGAAATGGAAGAAGCTGCAGACAAAGGATCTACCAAGTTAG aggatgATGATTCCTTTTCTCTACCAACACTAGCAAAAGAGAACAGCCATAACAGCAGCTTTGAGTTGATTGGCTCCATGATCCCCTCTTACCAGCCCTGCAACAAACAGATGTCACGGGGAGGGAactttctctctgcagcaggaggttTCAGGTCTCCTTCCCCAGGTTTTTTCAAAACAAGCTTTATCAGCTCTGCTTCCAAG AGCTCAGGAAAGATGTCTGAGCCCTCCCTTCCCATAGAAGATTCCCAGGATCTGTATAATGCCTCTCCTGAGCCCAAGAGTTTATTTCCAGGGGCTGGTGAGTCACAGTTGCAATTTTCTCTGGAAGATGACACCCAGAGCCAGCTGCTTGATGCAGATGG GTTCTTGAATGTTGGACAACACAGGAATAAGTACCAGTCCTCAAAGCACCCTCTGACTCTGGCAAGCATGGATGAGAACGCAATGGATGCCAACATGGATGAGTTACTGGACCTGTGCTCTGGACAGTTCAGCACTCAAGCTGAGCATGTGCCAAGTAccagcagcaacaaaaagcagaacatgGAAGAACTGCTCAACCTTTGTTCTGGAAAATTTGTCTCTCAGA GTTCTCCCACCTGGGCATCTTCTGTATCTTCCAAGGCAGAAAAGGACAGTGACATTGAAGATCCAATGGCAGAAGCTCTAGCTCTTTGTTCAGGCTCCTTTCCCACAGACAG ggaagaggaagatgaggaggagcAAGAAGAATTTGGTGACTTTCGGCTTGTCACGGATGACAACGCCTTTGATAGTGAAGAG GACAAAAAAAGTGGGGATAGTGATGCTGAAGAGGCAGAAATGAGTGATGAGGAAGAAGAACTGCTGAGGCATAGACAGGGCTTGAAGAAGAAACT AAAGCTGCAGGATTTCATGGAAGATGAGGCAGAGCTGTCAGGGAGTGATGTGGGCAGCGAGGATGAGTATGATGGTGAAGACCTGAACGAGTATGAAGAAGATATTATTGATGAGGAGCTGCCTAATGAAGAGGAATTAGAAAACCAGATACAGAAGTTCCACAT GAAGGCCATGCTTGATGATGACAAACGCCAGCTGCGCCTCTGCCAGGAGCGGTACCTCCTGGATGGGGACCTGCACAGTGATGGCCCTGGCAGGATGAGGAGATTCCGATGGAAAAACATAG ATTATGCTTCACAGGTGGACTTGTTCCAGAGAGATTCAGATAATGATGATGAAAGTGAGCAGTTTGATGAGACAGAGGTGAAATGGAGGAAAGAGCGATTTGAACGGGAGCAGTGGCTTCGTGAGCAG aaggaaaaaaataaagaccaggaggaggaggaagaggaagaaattggTGAAGACAGCCAATTCATGAAACTTGCAAAAAAAGTAACTGCCAAGTCTCTTCAGAAGAAAG CAAGCCCAGCAGTGGTGGTACAAGACATAGCACTGTTGCCCAGGAACCCCTTTGAAACCTTCAGACCTGCCAGTGACCTCCAG attaaaaatggGTCTCTCCTGAACAGACCTAAAGCTGTCCTACAGAAACTGGCAGCAATGTCAGATCTTAACCCCAATGCCCCACGGAATTCAAGGAACTTTGTCTTTCACACACTTTCTCCAGAGAAGAGTGAAGaggcaaaggaaaaagcaaagcttcAG gtgAAGAAGAGAGGTCCCACTGCAGCAGTGATGTCTCTGGCCAAGAGGCCCAGGGGAGACAGCCCAGAGGAAACGAGTCAAAGCCGAAGCATTTTCCAGTACTTGGAGAGCTGA